DNA sequence from the Manihot esculenta cultivar AM560-2 chromosome 11, M.esculenta_v8, whole genome shotgun sequence genome:
TCAATAATAGAAGGTTCAGAGTGATGCGGGACTGAAAGTGATATATCAGTAGCAGAATCGGTAACAGCTGGGGCTGTATGTTCATCACTAGAAGGAGCAGAAACAAGTGTTGGAGATGATGATTGTGGAGAAAAAGAAGGAGCTGTAGCAGTACATGTAAGCCACGGCACTGAATGTTCAGATGGAGGTTTTCCCAAAAGAGAGTCAGCAACATTAGCACACTCTTTATAAAGAAACCGAGATTCATCCACACGAACATGTCGGCTAAGATATATCTTTTGATCGGTAGGATTAAAACATATATACCCAAGATGATGATTAGAATAGCCAAGAAAAACACAGGCAGCACTTCTATATGAGAATTTATTCCGATTGAAAGGACGAAGTAAAGGATACATTGTGCATCCAAAAACCCGTAAGAAATTATAATCTGGTGATGTGCCGAATAATTTCTCATAAGGTGAAGACTGTTGGAGTACAGGAGAAGGAAGTCGATTCACCAAATAAGCAGCAGTAGTTACTCCAAAAGTCCAAAACCGCCTGGGAACAGAAGAATGAGCTAGCATAGTTAAACAAGTATCCACAACATGTCTAATTTTCCTTTCGACAGTTCCATTTTGCTGATGggtgtgtggacatgtaattcgATGATGTATACCATGTTCTTTGAGATAGGTATGAACAGCTCTAAATTCCCCACCCCAGTCTGATTGAAAATTCAGTATTTTTGCATTAAACTGCCGTTCCACTGCTTTATGAAAATTAACAAATACCGAACACACATCACTTTTCCTCTTAAGTGGAAATAACCAACAGAAGCGAGAAAAATCATCAACAAATATTGCAAAATAGCGATCACCAGTAAAAGATAATTCGGGagcaggaccccaaacatcaCCATGAATTAATTCCAAAGGTTTGTTTGAAACAGAACCAGTAAGAGACAAATGAATTTGACTATGCTTTCCTAAACAGCAGGCTTCACAAAGACTATGCTGTTGTTTTATTGACGAACTAGACAAATTAAACGTGGAAATAACAAATGACACTGTTGTTTGTTGAGGATGACCAAGGCGTGAGTGCCAATCTGGAGTTGTACTGCGAGCAGAATAGAAAGCTTGCTTTCGTGATTCATGTGAAGGAGCAGAATAGAAAGCTTGCTTTCGTGATTCATGTGAAGGAGCAGAATAGAAAGCTTGCTTTCGTGATTCATGTGAAGGCAAAACAAGCTTGTACACACCATCCTCAGCCGGCCCTTGAAACAACACTTGTTTACTTGGCTTGTGCTTCACAACAAATCCATCAGAATCAAATTCAAATGAACAAGCATTATCTTTGGCAAATCGATAAACAGACAAAAGTTGATGTTGCAGAGATGGCACATGAAGAATATTATTGAGTTTAATATGTGCAGTGGAAGTGGGAACAAGGCGTTTTCCAACATGTGCAATagataagccaaaaccattacCTATGGTAACTTTGTCAGTTCCTTTGTATTTATCAGTAATATCCAAAGCTGACAAGTCTGGTGTCATATGGTGAGAGGCACCAGTGTCGGCAAACCAATTCTGTGAATCAGAAGAATCTGAAACATTAGCAATATTAGCAGTAATCTGATTGGAATCCTGATCGTACCGTTTTCGACACCACTTGGCCTGATGGTTGTTGAGACCACAAATTTGACAGGGATTAGGGTACCATCGTTTGGAACTCTTTGAATTAGTTCCAGAATGCGCCCCAGAATTGCGATTATTACTGCCACGTTGATAATTCTTACTGCCAGAGTGAGACCCAGAATTGTTTTGTCTTGCAAAATTAGCAAGAATAGGAGAAGCCCGATTGGAATTTTGAATCAAAATCTCATGCGACATCAACTGACTAGACAACtcgaaaaaagttatttttgttttacTAGCAGACAGTGTAGCAATAACAGGATGATATTCAGAGGGCAATAAACGAAAAATAGTAGCATGAAACTCATCTGTGGAGATGGGTGTCCCTGCAGCAGCTAGCGCATCTGAAATCACCTTAGCTTCGCGCAAAAATTTAGCAACCGATTTATCACCAAAGGACAGATTCTGCAAGGCGATATGGAGCTGAACCCGTACGGCACTATTGCTAGTTCCAAACGCATCTGAAAGAGATACCCAAGCGTCACGAGCATTCTCAATTCCAGTGACATAGGGCATAACCTCCTCAGTTAATGACGAACAAATCCAACTGAGTAGAAGTTGATCTTCTTGAACCCATTTGATATACTCCGGATTTGGAGAAGGTAGATTTGTTGTTGAATCGGTAATAATAGGAAGAGGGGCTGGTGTTCCATCAATATGCTGATTGAGATTATAGCATTTGATGATAGGTAGGAACTGGGTTTTCCAGGCTAAATAGTTTGTCTCTTTCAATTTTAATGAGAAAGAGAGTTGAGCATGAGGTGGTGTGGTGAATAAATTTGATGTTTGAATAGGAAGAATGGGTGATGTAAGAGATGAAAGAGAAGGAGATACAGGAAGAACTGGAATGTTTGTTTCAGAAATTTGAGGAGAGGTACTCAtcgtggctctgataccatgtaaatGAGATGAGAGAAGTGGTTTTTGTATTTCACTTCATATACCATGTAAATGAGATGAGAGAAGTGGTTTTTGTATTTCACTTCATAAAGAATACAGAGGTATAAATACACAGTTGAGTCCCTATATCTTAGgaattataaaatacaaatataCTTTAAATATACACATCTAACTAACATTATCTTTGTTTGTTATTATCTCCAATAAGCAAACTTCATAAAGATTTAACAACAGATGGATTCCGTTTCAGAAGTAATACCTTTCCCTGGAACAATTACAACAGGTGCTGCTTTGCAATGGTGGAAGCAGTACTCACTCACACTTCCCTGAAGCACACTGCAACATAATACCAAGATTTACTAATTAAGCTGTTTGGTAACATAACACAGAAAAACAGAGAATCTCATATAGTTTCCAGTGCTACCTTTGAACTAAGCCTCTGCCTCTGGTACCCATCACCACAGCTGCAGGCCTCAATCTCTCTGCTTCTTTACAAATAACTTTACCTGGATCACCTTCTACAATCCGAGCCACACTCTTCACCTAATTCCACACAAATCAACAAGTATTTGAGGCAAGAATAAATAATTGATTGATCCCTGAAGAATGAATATGGCTTATATATCACTCACCATAACAACCTGGAAAGCCTCCACAGCAAGCTTCTCCATAAGCCCTTGAGCC
Encoded proteins:
- the LOC110625966 gene encoding universal stress protein PHOS32 isoform X2, encoding MEVLNEEEEYNWREVHLPSLIPVVPQPELERETGERRRGRDILIAIDHGPNSKHAFDWALIHLCRLADTIHLVHAVSSVKNDIVYEMAQGLMEKLAVEAFQVVMVKSVARIVEGDPGKVICKEAERLRPAAVVMGTRGRGLVQSVLQGSVSEYCFHHCKAAPVVIVPGKGITSETESICC